A genomic region of Candidatus Binatia bacterium contains the following coding sequences:
- the prmC gene encoding peptide chain release factor N(5)-glutamine methyltransferase yields the protein MDTIPMAVERGPASPAVAPAVTVAASLRAAASELAAAGIDTARLDAELLLAHACGWTRTALFARLGDPVPAAARVPFAAIVARRCRREPLQYIVGREGFWSLDLVVTPEVLIPRPETEMLIELTLAFCGRRGLQRPVTLCDVGTGSGCVALALARELPQATVWALDVSRAALRVARLNAERAGIADRVRFACCDLLAAVPGLRVDALVANPPYVRTAELATAQPELAWEPRLALDGGESGLTTIERLLRAAQTHVQPGGMLAIEIGADQGEAVRTRALAAGWTGARIVADRSGRPRVLVAEV from the coding sequence ATGGACACCATTCCCATGGCCGTCGAGAGGGGCCCGGCGTCGCCGGCAGTGGCGCCCGCGGTTACGGTGGCGGCATCGTTGCGCGCGGCCGCGAGCGAACTTGCCGCCGCCGGCATCGACACCGCCCGCCTCGATGCGGAGTTGCTCCTTGCGCACGCTTGCGGGTGGACGCGCACGGCGCTGTTTGCGCGGCTTGGCGACCCGGTGCCCGCGGCGGCACGGGTGCCGTTTGCGGCGATCGTGGCGCGGCGCTGCAGGCGCGAGCCGTTGCAGTATATCGTGGGCCGCGAGGGCTTCTGGTCCCTCGACCTCGTCGTTACGCCGGAGGTGCTCATCCCGCGACCCGAAACCGAGATGCTGATCGAGTTGACGCTCGCGTTCTGCGGGCGGCGCGGTTTGCAGCGCCCCGTGACCCTCTGCGATGTCGGGACCGGCAGCGGTTGTGTCGCGCTCGCGCTCGCCCGCGAGTTGCCGCAGGCTACCGTCTGGGCGCTCGACGTCTCGCGGGCGGCGCTGCGGGTGGCGCGGCTCAATGCCGAACGAGCCGGGATCGCGGACCGGGTGCGCTTTGCCTGCTGCGATCTGCTCGCGGCCGTACCGGGTTTGCGCGTCGATGCGCTGGTCGCCAACCCGCCGTACGTGCGCACGGCGGAACTGGCAACGGCCCAACCGGAGCTGGCATGGGAGCCGCGTCTGGCGCTCGACGGCGGCGAGTCCGGTCTGACGACGATCGAACGCTTGCTGCGGGCGGCGCAAACGCACGTGCAGCCCGGGGGGATGCTGGCGATCGAGATCGGCGCCGATCAGGGAGAGGCAGTGCGAACGCGGGCGCTTGCCGCGGGATGGACGGGTGCGAGGATCGTTGCCGACCGATCGGGTCGTCCGCGCGTGCTGGTGGCGGAGGTCTGA